In Anaerolineales bacterium, a genomic segment contains:
- a CDS encoding acyl-CoA dehydrogenase family protein — MDFELSQEQRMFQRAVRDFCAGELKPYAAEVDHRGEMRWEAIQKMPALGLTGLFVPEEYGGMGGDTVMASIAVEELGRVCGSTALSISAHNGLCCAPLVKWGTKAQKEKYLPALTSGKHLGALALTEPNAGSDLANARTHAVKDGDSWVINGAKAWITNPIFAPVIITFTRTDKDAGTRGFSMLLVEPGMAGLTLHTPEKKMGLKGSPTQMLSYDNVRVSHSDHLLGTEGRGFQQVMETLDAGRISIGALSVGLAQGAFEEGVKYAKQRLAFGQPIAQHQAIQFMIADAGLEIDAARLLVMRAAWLKDQGKPFTKEAAMAKLYASEVAERVCFNAIQIHGSYGYSAEFPVERMYRDQRLMSIGEGTSQIQRMVIARRLLAEM, encoded by the coding sequence ATGGATTTTGAACTCAGTCAAGAACAACGTATGTTTCAACGTGCCGTCCGCGATTTCTGTGCGGGGGAATTGAAACCTTATGCCGCAGAGGTCGATCACAGAGGCGAAATGCGTTGGGAGGCGATCCAAAAAATGCCCGCCCTCGGTCTCACCGGGTTGTTCGTCCCCGAAGAATACGGTGGGATGGGCGGGGATACGGTCATGGCGTCCATCGCCGTAGAGGAATTGGGGCGCGTTTGCGGCTCAACGGCGCTCTCCATCTCTGCCCATAATGGCTTGTGCTGTGCGCCGTTGGTGAAGTGGGGGACGAAGGCGCAGAAGGAAAAATACCTTCCGGCGCTCACCAGTGGAAAGCACCTCGGCGCGTTGGCGCTGACCGAACCGAATGCCGGCTCTGATCTGGCGAACGCCCGCACCCACGCCGTGAAAGATGGCGATTCGTGGGTGATCAATGGGGCGAAAGCATGGATCACGAACCCGATCTTTGCGCCGGTGATCATCACCTTCACCCGCACCGACAAAGACGCCGGGACGCGAGGCTTTAGTATGCTGCTCGTTGAGCCAGGTATGGCAGGGTTGACGCTCCATACCCCGGAAAAGAAGATGGGCTTGAAGGGATCGCCCACCCAGATGCTCAGCTACGACAACGTGCGCGTCTCACACAGCGACCATCTCTTAGGCACAGAAGGGCGCGGCTTTCAACAGGTAATGGAAACGCTTGACGCTGGACGTATCAGCATTGGGGCGCTCTCTGTCGGCTTGGCACAGGGCGCGTTTGAAGAAGGCGTGAAGTACGCCAAACAGCGCCTCGCCTTTGGGCAGCCTATCGCACAGCATCAGGCGATTCAGTTCATGATTGCCGACGCCGGCTTAGAGATCGACGCAGCGCGACTCCTCGTTATGCGGGCGGCGTGGCTGAAAGATCAGGGGAAACCCTTCACCAAAGAGGCGGCAATGGCAAAGCTCTACGCCTCGGAAGTTGCCGAACGGGTCTGCTTCAACGCTATTCAGATTCACGGCAGCTATGGTTACAGCGCCGAATTCCCTGTTGAGCGTATGTACCGCGATCAACGTCTGATGAGCATTGGCGAGGGGACGAGTCAAATTCAACGAATGGTCATTGCCCGCCGTCTTTTGGCAGAGATGTAG